The Papaver somniferum cultivar HN1 chromosome 6, ASM357369v1, whole genome shotgun sequence genome segment GAAATCCGACAATAGTAAATGCTTCTGGTATTTGGAAGCACAGACCAAAATCTTGTCGGGAACCAATATATTTAACGTCGAGCTCGTGAAAATGTGCCTTCACCAAATCTGCAACTTTATCGAAATGATCTTTATACATAACGGATATTATAGTACCAGAATCAATGGAAGTACCGCCTCCCCCTTGTTTGTTAATCTCGAAAGTCCCCTTAGAAAATCCTACTCTTTTATTACCTACACTAATATCTTCTAGATTTAAGTAATATACCCGTGTCAAAAAATTATTCACAACAATGGGTGTTGTGTGTACTTCTTGATCTCCGCCTCCGATTGTTGTATCTGCACCAAACCTTAAATACGTATTCGATCCCTCAACATTCGGGTCATACGTCTCCAAGCAGTAGGAAAATTTACCTTGTCCAGCATCTCCTAATTGATTTACAAAAGACTATTCTCCTGATCCTAGACCGAGTATTTCTGAAATAAGATCAGGCTTGCCACGTAAATGATTATTACCTAAGAATTGATTGAAATTGTGTTGGCGAAACCCATAACCCATTTTTAAATCAATACTTTCAAGGACACCAGTATTGGAGCCTACAGTGAATTtttctttaacaacaatactagacGTAAATGATCCAGTTGCATCATCTTCTACATAAGTGCACTGGCCGTCAGCATTGCACTTACCCTCGCAGAAACGATGCTTATTACAAGAAAGAGGACGATATGTGATTGATGAATTCCAAGGATAAATTGGCGTATCTTGAGTGAATGTTTTAGTGGCCCCTTCGCATTGAAGCCACGTAAAACTACTACCCGTGTCAACCATCAAATAATAATTTAGGAATGGTTGTTGTTGACCTTGAAAAGAACCTATACGAATCTGTGCAACATAATACATAGATGGTTCGAGAACAACATGAAAATGTGCAACGTCGGGGTTTATGGACCGTGTTGCATTGATTTGGAATAATATATGTGACTCCATATAACGTGCACGAGCTTTAGAGT includes the following:
- the LOC113291337 gene encoding aspartic proteinase nepenthesin-2-like, with translation MIHIDCKESSLYPGEHLTREERLHRLVQHSKARARYMESHILFQINATRSINPDVAHFHVVLEPSMYYVAQIRIGSFQGQQQPFLNYYLMVDTGSSFTWLQCEGATKTFTQDTPIYPWNSSITYRPLSCNKHRFCEGKCNADGQCTYVEDDATGSFTSSIVVKEKFTVGSNTGVLESIDLKMGYGFRQHNFNQFLGDAGQGKFSYCLETYDPNVEGSNTYLRFGADTTIGGGDQEVHTTPIVVNNFLTRVYYLNLEDISVGNKRVGFSKGTFEINKQGGGGTSIDSGTIISVMYKDHFDKVADLVKAHFHELDVKYIGSRQDFGLCFQIPEAFTIVGFPFMTLHFQHADYIIPHYKANFVMISNGIYCLGIIGGDTNWVAFALGAMQQANKRILYNIKDQSLSFAIEDCKSGS